One region of Alcanivorax sediminis genomic DNA includes:
- the nadB gene encoding L-aspartate oxidase has product MATYRHDVLIIGSGAAGLTAALRLPDECQVALLSKGELTSASTYYAQGGVAAVLDQQDSLDSHVADTHVAGAGLCHDDAVRFTVENGPDAIRWLIDLGVDFTRLDSGDDASTLPYHLTREGGHSHRRIIHAADATGKAISSTLIGQVKNRNNVTLFEHRVAVDLILQEHDGQKRCCGAYIHNIKTGETDVILARAVVLATGGASKVYLYTSNPDVATGDGIAMAWRAGCRVANMEFMQFHPTCLYHPKAKSFLVTEAIRGEGGHLLLPDGTRFMHRFDDRGELAPRDVVARAIDHEMKRLGADCLYLDISHKPADFIIEHFPTVYAKCLQLGLDITRDPMPVVPAAHYTCGGVIIDEHGQTDVPGLYAIGETSFTGLHGANRMASNSLLECFVYGKASADHISANLNETPLPRDDEEWDESQVTDSDEDVVISHNWDELRRFMWDYVGIVRTEKRLQRALHRAELLKSEITEYYSNYHISNDLLELRNLVVIAELIIRSALSRKESRGLHFMRDYPDSVDNPVDTVLVPGSF; this is encoded by the coding sequence ATGGCTACCTATCGACACGATGTACTCATCATTGGCTCCGGCGCTGCCGGGCTCACTGCCGCACTGCGGCTGCCCGATGAGTGTCAGGTTGCCCTGCTCTCCAAGGGAGAGTTAACCAGCGCCAGCACCTACTACGCCCAGGGAGGCGTGGCGGCGGTCCTCGATCAACAGGACTCTCTGGACAGCCATGTCGCCGATACCCATGTGGCCGGAGCCGGCCTCTGTCATGATGACGCCGTGCGGTTTACCGTTGAAAATGGCCCTGATGCCATTCGCTGGCTGATTGATCTGGGGGTGGATTTCACCCGTCTGGACAGCGGTGACGACGCCAGCACCCTGCCCTACCACTTGACCCGTGAAGGCGGACATAGCCACCGCCGCATCATCCATGCCGCCGATGCCACCGGCAAAGCCATCTCCAGCACCCTGATAGGCCAGGTCAAGAACCGGAACAATGTAACCCTGTTCGAACACCGTGTAGCGGTGGATCTGATTCTGCAGGAACATGACGGACAAAAGCGCTGCTGCGGTGCCTACATCCACAACATCAAGACCGGGGAGACTGACGTCATTCTGGCCCGGGCTGTGGTCCTGGCCACCGGCGGCGCCTCCAAGGTCTATCTCTATACCTCCAATCCGGATGTGGCCACAGGCGACGGCATCGCCATGGCATGGCGTGCCGGTTGCCGGGTGGCCAACATGGAATTCATGCAGTTCCACCCCACCTGCCTGTACCACCCCAAGGCAAAAAGCTTTCTGGTCACCGAGGCCATCCGAGGGGAAGGTGGCCACCTGCTACTACCGGATGGCACCCGCTTCATGCATCGCTTCGATGATCGCGGCGAGCTGGCACCGCGGGACGTGGTAGCCCGAGCCATCGACCATGAAATGAAGCGCCTGGGCGCGGACTGCCTCTATCTGGACATCAGCCACAAGCCCGCCGACTTCATCATCGAGCACTTCCCCACTGTGTACGCCAAATGTCTGCAGCTAGGGCTCGATATCACCCGCGACCCCATGCCGGTTGTACCCGCCGCCCACTACACCTGCGGCGGTGTGATTATCGACGAACACGGCCAAACCGACGTACCCGGTCTTTACGCCATCGGCGAGACCAGCTTCACAGGTCTGCACGGCGCCAATCGCATGGCCAGCAACTCACTGTTGGAGTGCTTCGTTTATGGCAAGGCCAGCGCCGACCACATCAGCGCCAACCTGAACGAGACCCCTCTGCCCCGCGACGACGAAGAATGGGATGAATCCCAGGTGACCGACTCCGACGAAGACGTGGTGATCAGCCATAACTGGGATGAGCTGCGACGCTTCATGTGGGATTACGTTGGCATCGTCCGGACAGAAAAACGCCTGCAGCGAGCGCTGCATCGCGCAGAGTTGCTGAAGAGCGAAATTACCGAGTACTACAGTAATTACCACATCAGCAACGATCTGCTGGAGCTGCGCAACCTGGTGGTCATCGCGGAATTGATCATCCGCTCTGCACTGTCCCGAAAGGAAAGCCGTGGCCTGCATTTCATGCGCGATTACCCGGATAGCGTAGACAATCCGGTGGATACCGTGCTGGTGCCGGGGAGCTTCTAG
- a CDS encoding FAD assembly factor SdhE — translation MSNEELKRKYRWQCRRGASEVEMVLYAYLDDHFDADSAEHQARFERLLACQDADMFEWFTYRSEPQDEEMREYVKHVLELVAHGKG, via the coding sequence ATGAGTAATGAAGAGCTGAAACGGAAATACCGCTGGCAGTGCCGGCGCGGGGCTTCCGAAGTAGAGATGGTGCTGTACGCCTACCTGGATGATCATTTCGACGCTGACAGCGCTGAGCATCAGGCGCGCTTCGAACGTTTGCTGGCCTGCCAGGATGCGGACATGTTCGAGTGGTTCACGTATCGCAGTGAGCCGCAGGATGAAGAAATGCGTGAGTATGTAAAGCATGTCCTCGAACTGGTCGCCCACGGCAAGGGTTGA
- the ygfZ gene encoding CAF17-like 4Fe-4S cluster assembly/insertion protein YgfZ, whose translation MSWSAFLSKQSLPPVAATPYLAPATHLAVVRASGEEAGHYLQGQLSCDLREVDQGAHLTGMHLSLKGRGLVSVRVVRDGADYLLLTPSGQEEPLIKALMKYRLRAKVEFTLAEELAVILLAGNLPDTLPGPGQALRNDQGLWLRYPHTEHALLLASSEQAEVIWSQLASQHTPASANSATLADIEAGVGMIYPGAEDLFLPQVLNYDVTGGVNFKKGCYTGQEVVARMHFKGKLKQRMQRIDFTANIALQPGEVLRDGAGKAAGEVVISANTANGSAALIVLRRDTDGILFQEETPLNSQLGTLPYPLPWKE comes from the coding sequence ATGAGCTGGTCCGCATTCCTCAGCAAGCAATCTCTTCCTCCGGTTGCCGCTACCCCCTACCTTGCCCCGGCTACCCACCTCGCAGTGGTTCGCGCCAGCGGGGAAGAAGCGGGCCATTATCTGCAAGGCCAGCTTTCCTGCGACCTGCGCGAGGTCGACCAAGGGGCCCACCTCACGGGCATGCACCTGAGCCTGAAAGGCCGAGGCCTGGTCAGTGTGCGCGTCGTTCGCGATGGTGCCGACTACCTGCTCCTGACCCCATCAGGTCAGGAAGAGCCGCTAATCAAGGCTTTAATGAAGTATCGCTTGCGCGCCAAGGTCGAGTTCACCCTGGCTGAGGAGCTAGCGGTTATATTGCTCGCCGGCAATCTGCCAGACACCCTTCCCGGACCGGGTCAGGCACTGCGTAATGATCAGGGGTTGTGGCTGCGCTACCCACACACGGAGCACGCCCTGCTGTTGGCTTCATCAGAACAGGCAGAGGTGATCTGGAGCCAACTGGCCAGCCAACACACCCCCGCCAGCGCCAACAGCGCCACTCTGGCAGACATTGAAGCCGGCGTGGGCATGATCTACCCGGGAGCAGAAGACCTCTTTCTGCCTCAGGTCCTCAATTACGATGTCACTGGTGGCGTGAACTTCAAGAAAGGCTGTTACACCGGCCAGGAAGTCGTCGCCCGTATGCACTTCAAAGGCAAGCTCAAGCAGCGCATGCAACGTATCGATTTCACTGCCAACATAGCGCTGCAGCCGGGCGAAGTACTCCGCGATGGCGCCGGTAAAGCGGCTGGTGAGGTCGTCATCAGCGCCAACACCGCCAACGGCTCCGCCGCACTCATTGTACTGCGCCGCGATACTGACGGGATCCTGTTCCAGGAGGAAACCCCACTGAACAGCCAGTTGGGCACGCTGCCCTACCCTCTGCCCTGGAAGGAGTGA
- a CDS encoding cytochrome-c peroxidase codes for MSEGFRSAAVSIAAAVLLSACGGEGSSDDNRNGAESLTLDQKVSAVAKINGITGDPTTGRTLPSITDPKARLGMQLFFSKALGGDLDSACVSCHHPLLGGGDNLSLSIGVEAVLPDLLGPGREHRMDGHEYDGGPTVPRNAPSTFNIVFYDEVLFHDGRVESLGKANPNGEGDAIRTPDSAFGVADVNAGANLSAAQARFPVTSPEEMRGHTFQAGTTTAALRTALEERLKGEDMEMALAAMNDWLSAFQTGFADPMGVADDLITYDHIADALAAYQNSQVLVDNPWKDYLAGDTKAISDDAKRGALLFYTPVAKGGAGCSGCHSGDFFTDEQFHVVGMPQVGRGKGDGVVEPHDNDYGRFRETKEDDDKFAFRTPHLLNVAKTGPWGHAGAYTSLEAVVRHHLNPQLAFDNYDLSQLAPFVQTQTDNIVLNTQQALDQLAALRLAGKSKLVNADLTDVQVSQLLAFLNALTDPCLDDRDCMAKWIPGDDVPDPDGLRVKALGTL; via the coding sequence ATGTCTGAAGGATTCAGATCCGCAGCGGTGTCTATCGCTGCAGCCGTATTGCTGTCTGCCTGTGGGGGAGAGGGCAGCAGTGACGACAACCGAAATGGGGCCGAGTCACTGACGCTGGACCAGAAAGTGTCGGCCGTTGCCAAGATCAATGGCATCACCGGTGATCCGACCACGGGTCGAACACTGCCTTCCATTACTGATCCGAAAGCCCGCCTGGGGATGCAGTTGTTCTTCAGCAAGGCGTTAGGCGGAGATTTGGATTCTGCATGTGTGTCTTGTCACCACCCGCTGCTGGGAGGCGGGGACAACCTGTCTTTGTCTATTGGTGTGGAGGCGGTGCTGCCCGACCTGCTGGGGCCGGGGCGTGAGCATCGTATGGATGGGCATGAATATGATGGCGGTCCAACGGTGCCCCGAAATGCGCCATCTACGTTCAATATCGTTTTTTACGATGAAGTGCTGTTCCATGACGGTCGTGTGGAAAGTCTCGGCAAGGCGAACCCCAATGGCGAAGGGGATGCGATTCGTACGCCGGACTCCGCTTTTGGCGTAGCGGACGTGAATGCCGGCGCCAATCTGTCAGCGGCTCAGGCCCGTTTCCCCGTGACCTCTCCGGAAGAAATGCGAGGCCATACTTTCCAGGCTGGCACCACCACAGCGGCGCTGCGCACGGCGCTTGAGGAACGCCTGAAAGGGGAAGACATGGAAATGGCTCTGGCGGCCATGAACGACTGGCTGTCTGCATTTCAGACAGGATTTGCGGATCCAATGGGTGTCGCTGATGATTTGATTACCTATGATCATATCGCCGATGCGCTCGCCGCCTACCAGAACTCCCAGGTGCTGGTGGACAACCCCTGGAAGGACTATCTGGCTGGCGACACCAAGGCTATCAGTGATGATGCCAAACGTGGCGCCCTGCTATTCTACACTCCGGTTGCGAAAGGCGGGGCAGGTTGTAGCGGATGCCACAGCGGTGATTTCTTCACTGACGAGCAGTTCCATGTCGTAGGCATGCCACAGGTTGGCCGGGGCAAGGGAGACGGTGTTGTTGAGCCCCATGACAATGACTATGGCCGTTTCCGTGAGACGAAGGAGGACGATGACAAGTTCGCCTTCCGTACTCCTCACTTGCTGAATGTTGCCAAAACCGGACCTTGGGGCCATGCAGGTGCGTACACTTCCCTGGAGGCGGTTGTGCGGCACCACCTCAACCCGCAATTGGCGTTTGATAATTATGACTTGAGTCAGTTGGCGCCATTTGTTCAGACGCAGACGGACAACATTGTGCTCAACACCCAGCAAGCACTGGATCAGCTGGCCGCGTTGCGTCTGGCGGGCAAATCGAAACTGGTGAATGCAGATCTGACGGATGTCCAGGTGTCTCAACTCCTGGCATTTCTGAATGCGCTCACCGATCCCTGCCTGGACGATCGCGATTGCATGGCCAAATGGATCCCAGGTGATGATGTACCGGATCCTGACGGCCTCCGTGTGAAAGCCCTTGGAACTCTGTGA
- a CDS encoding enoyl-CoA hydratase/isomerase family protein, protein MSDCVLFSEISTACGRVIARATLNAPKALNALGLDMIQALDRQLDEWEQRDDIVALWLDGAGDKAFCAGGDIVQMHKSMVKHAGEGRNPFTEQYFAEEYALDYRLHRLPVPVVVFGDGIVMGGGMGLLQGADYRLVTPRSRMAMPEITIGLFPDVGGSWFLNRLPGKVGLFLGLTGVHINGREAVEVGLADRMVDGDAEGLLALLAEQRFSLEPRDNRAVLYRLFKEQAADMTALPHPLIDHLPLINSLCDGEDLQTVVSQLLSAKDRDSWLDRALGTLEKGCPQTAHLVWEQLERSTYLSLAEVFRMEWCLAVQCSIRGDFREGVRALLIDKDGKPAFRHRSIADVPRDYIDGFFCCPAPAHPLASLGAS, encoded by the coding sequence GTGTCTGATTGCGTGTTGTTTTCCGAGATTTCCACCGCCTGTGGCCGTGTCATTGCCCGGGCCACCTTAAACGCCCCCAAGGCGCTGAATGCCCTTGGCCTGGATATGATCCAGGCGCTGGATCGTCAGCTGGATGAGTGGGAACAGCGTGATGACATTGTGGCGCTGTGGCTGGACGGGGCCGGTGACAAGGCGTTCTGTGCGGGTGGTGACATTGTTCAGATGCACAAATCCATGGTGAAACATGCCGGTGAAGGACGAAACCCGTTCACTGAGCAATATTTCGCGGAAGAATACGCGCTGGACTATCGGCTCCATCGTTTACCTGTTCCGGTCGTGGTGTTCGGTGACGGCATTGTCATGGGCGGCGGCATGGGTTTGCTTCAGGGGGCGGATTACCGCCTTGTCACCCCGCGTTCGCGAATGGCCATGCCAGAAATCACTATTGGCCTCTTTCCGGATGTAGGGGGCAGCTGGTTCCTTAATCGCTTGCCAGGCAAAGTGGGGCTGTTTCTCGGCCTGACCGGGGTCCACATTAACGGCCGCGAGGCGGTGGAAGTGGGGCTGGCTGACCGGATGGTGGATGGTGATGCTGAAGGCTTGTTGGCGTTGCTTGCCGAACAGCGTTTCTCGCTTGAACCGCGTGATAATCGGGCTGTGTTGTATCGCCTTTTCAAAGAGCAGGCTGCGGACATGACAGCGCTGCCTCATCCTCTGATAGATCATCTGCCTTTAATTAATTCCCTCTGTGATGGGGAAGATCTTCAGACGGTGGTGTCGCAGCTGTTGTCGGCGAAAGACCGTGATAGCTGGCTGGATCGTGCGTTGGGCACACTGGAGAAAGGGTGTCCGCAGACGGCGCACCTGGTGTGGGAGCAGCTTGAGCGGTCAACCTACCTTTCTCTGGCGGAAGTGTTCCGCATGGAATGGTGTCTGGCCGTGCAGTGCTCGATTCGGGGTGACTTCCGTGAGGGAGTAAGGGCGTTATTGATCGACAAGGACGGCAAACCGGCATTTCGTCACCGTAGCATCGCTGATGTGCCGCGTGATTATATCGATGGGTTCTTTTGCTGCCCGGCGCCTGCTCATCCACTGGCATCATTGGGCGCCAGCTAA
- a CDS encoding beta strand repeat-containing protein produces the protein MFLSVIPSSGFAAAGDLDITFAQDGVDLTSVGDALDGDDVAFSAVHLPDGGYVVAGYTSNGRNTDFALVRYDESGHLDTSFGGGDGIVTTAVGSGHDQAYSVILDAQGKLVVAGYSSNGADDDFALVRYTSDGKLDPSFGGGDGIVVTAVGSAGDQAFSLIEDSSGNLVVAGTSFNGNDYDVALVRYDSNGLLDNGFGGGDGIVTTTVSSARDAANAVIEDSSGNLVIAGFAGVGGTYDFLLMRYDSTGALDTTFGGGDGVVTTDLGTNYDQSYSVVEDSSGNLVVAGRSTGGGSASWKLVRYQSSGAIDLSFGGGDGIVSTPALADAALSVLEDSTGKLVMAGAATVGSSVYGSSYAIVVARYETSGLLDASFGSDGVVITPVGSGYNTARAISEDNSGSLIVAGYADTGGYDDFVLIRYNSSGGLDTSFGDGNGIATTSLGSSYDNASSLIQDGDGNLVVVGSTATNNSFGYIHDFAIARYTNLGGLDSSFGNGTGIITTGIGAEDDQAHAVIEDSLGNLVVAGTTKNGFYYDFALVRFDSKGDRDTTFGANGIVTTSLSSGNDQLYSLVEDVDGGLIAVGYSDNGSNDDLAVVRYDSLGVLDTSFGGGDGFVTTDIAAGDDKAYSVIIDGNGRLVVAGTTNSGDSNFLVLARYLSSGELDSSFGDGDGIVTTPIIGSKHTTSAVIEDSAGRLVATGYYSTQAENDALALVRYDSSGVLDSTFGGSDGIQISEVSGYSQSYGQSVIEDTGGRLLVTGYAANGADNDVVLLRYEADGIPDSSFGGGDGVALLDTGLNEFGKALIQDKMGGYVIAGSSEGPDHFLVARFKGDPDSDGDGIFDAQDSFPDDPAASLDGDADGLPDAWNAGCDVDCQSGSGLTVDPFLDDTDNDGVINEDDAFPEDPAESEDSDKDSVGDNADAFPYDPEEWADSDGDGIGDNADEDDTRDNNPPVVTAPADLVLNASGNLTAVELGIAVAYDALDGSLQATADKPGPYTSGVQEIVWSATDEAGNTGYAYQQLTIYPQVGFEIEESLVAEGASAAVKVILSGPSPAYPIQIPVFVDPAGSATFGGDHNATNVILTVEQGDDPENEAMFAFDALDDGLTGETDESVLLTLDGVVDKPYVGASGAPVYYLPLADTATTRVVITELNLPPEASLKITENGEVVSSVFEGASAVNVEVVISDPNPNDTHTLDWYIDDVLLPEYLNLSKGTIPSEFLTVGEHRLRIEISDSAALPKTVTVEGVITVNAKPAGQQRQDPGGGGGGGSLSVFMWLTILLLGMRSQVV, from the coding sequence ATGTTTCTGTCAGTGATCCCATCCTCAGGTTTTGCAGCAGCAGGCGATCTTGATATCACGTTCGCGCAAGATGGCGTTGATCTGACGTCCGTTGGTGATGCGCTGGATGGTGATGACGTGGCATTTTCAGCTGTGCACCTACCTGACGGTGGATATGTTGTTGCCGGCTACACGAGTAACGGAAGAAATACTGACTTTGCACTGGTTCGTTACGATGAATCTGGTCATCTCGACACCAGCTTTGGCGGTGGGGATGGCATTGTCACAACTGCAGTAGGAAGCGGTCATGATCAGGCCTATTCAGTCATTCTAGATGCCCAGGGAAAACTGGTCGTCGCCGGCTACAGCTCTAACGGTGCTGATGATGATTTTGCTTTGGTGCGTTACACCAGTGATGGAAAGCTTGACCCCAGTTTTGGAGGCGGGGACGGCATTGTGGTTACCGCGGTAGGCAGCGCCGGTGATCAAGCGTTTTCCCTAATCGAAGATAGCAGTGGCAATCTGGTTGTGGCGGGAACGAGCTTCAATGGTAACGATTATGATGTCGCGCTGGTTCGCTATGACAGCAATGGTCTTCTGGATAATGGATTTGGCGGTGGGGATGGGATTGTCACCACAACAGTAAGCAGCGCGAGAGACGCTGCCAATGCGGTGATTGAAGACAGTAGTGGCAATCTGGTCATTGCGGGCTTCGCGGGTGTGGGAGGGACTTACGACTTCTTGCTGATGCGTTATGACAGCACCGGGGCCCTGGACACCACATTTGGTGGTGGGGATGGTGTTGTCACGACGGATCTAGGTACCAATTACGATCAGTCCTATTCGGTGGTGGAAGATAGCAGCGGGAATTTGGTGGTGGCAGGCAGAAGCACTGGTGGCGGGAGTGCCAGCTGGAAGCTTGTCAGGTATCAGAGCTCTGGCGCGATAGACCTCTCGTTCGGAGGTGGAGATGGCATCGTGTCTACCCCCGCACTTGCGGATGCCGCCTTGTCAGTTCTTGAAGACAGTACAGGAAAGTTGGTGATGGCCGGGGCTGCCACCGTCGGATCCTCTGTATACGGAAGTTCCTATGCGATTGTGGTCGCGCGCTATGAGACGTCTGGTCTGCTTGATGCTTCTTTTGGGAGTGATGGCGTGGTCATCACTCCGGTGGGCTCTGGTTACAACACCGCCAGGGCTATTTCAGAGGACAATAGTGGCTCACTGATTGTTGCTGGTTATGCAGATACCGGAGGATACGATGATTTTGTACTTATTCGTTACAACAGCTCTGGGGGGCTGGATACCTCTTTTGGTGATGGGAACGGTATCGCAACAACATCCTTGGGTAGTTCTTACGACAATGCATCCTCATTAATCCAGGATGGGGACGGCAATCTGGTTGTTGTGGGTTCGACCGCTACGAACAACTCTTTTGGTTATATTCACGATTTTGCGATTGCTCGCTATACCAATCTCGGGGGGCTGGATTCTTCCTTTGGCAATGGCACTGGAATTATCACCACCGGTATTGGCGCTGAGGATGATCAGGCGCATGCAGTCATCGAGGACAGCCTTGGGAATCTGGTTGTGGCAGGAACGACCAAGAACGGGTTCTATTATGACTTTGCTCTGGTCCGTTTCGACAGCAAGGGTGATCGGGACACCACCTTTGGTGCCAATGGCATTGTTACTACGTCACTCAGTTCAGGTAATGATCAACTATATTCATTGGTGGAGGATGTTGATGGCGGCTTGATTGCGGTTGGTTATAGCGATAACGGTAGCAATGATGACCTTGCTGTGGTGCGGTATGACAGCTTGGGTGTGCTCGACACATCTTTTGGTGGTGGTGACGGTTTCGTAACCACAGATATTGCAGCAGGAGATGATAAAGCCTACAGCGTGATCATAGATGGTAACGGCAGATTGGTGGTCGCAGGGACCACCAATAGTGGTGATAGTAATTTTCTGGTATTGGCTCGATATTTGAGCTCTGGCGAGCTTGACTCTTCTTTTGGTGATGGTGACGGGATTGTGACCACTCCGATAATCGGGTCAAAGCACACCACAAGTGCTGTTATCGAGGACAGTGCAGGCCGATTAGTGGCAACTGGATACTATTCGACCCAGGCGGAGAATGATGCGCTTGCCTTGGTCCGCTACGACAGCAGTGGGGTACTTGATTCAACATTTGGTGGTAGTGATGGTATCCAGATTTCGGAAGTTAGTGGTTATTCGCAGAGTTATGGTCAATCTGTTATCGAAGACACAGGTGGGCGGCTCCTGGTTACTGGTTATGCTGCCAATGGTGCCGACAACGATGTTGTATTGCTCCGTTACGAGGCTGACGGTATCCCGGATTCCAGCTTTGGCGGTGGTGACGGAGTAGCCCTCCTTGATACCGGTCTTAATGAGTTTGGAAAGGCGCTAATACAGGACAAAATGGGTGGTTATGTGATCGCTGGCTCTTCTGAAGGCCCGGACCACTTCCTTGTTGCACGATTCAAAGGTGACCCTGACAGTGATGGGGATGGAATTTTTGATGCTCAGGATAGTTTCCCTGACGACCCTGCTGCATCGCTGGATGGTGATGCAGATGGGCTGCCTGATGCCTGGAATGCTGGTTGTGATGTCGACTGCCAATCCGGCTCGGGACTGACTGTCGATCCTTTCCTCGATGACACTGACAACGATGGTGTAATCAATGAGGATGATGCCTTCCCTGAAGACCCGGCTGAGTCAGAGGATTCGGATAAAGACTCGGTAGGTGATAACGCGGATGCCTTCCCATATGACCCTGAGGAGTGGGCAGACTCGGATGGTGACGGGATTGGAGATAATGCGGATGAAGACGATACCCGAGATAATAACCCTCCCGTGGTCACTGCTCCTGCTGACTTGGTGCTAAATGCTTCAGGGAACCTCACCGCTGTCGAGTTGGGGATAGCAGTCGCCTACGATGCTTTGGATGGAAGTCTTCAGGCAACGGCTGATAAGCCGGGGCCCTATACTTCAGGGGTTCAGGAAATTGTTTGGTCGGCAACCGATGAGGCAGGGAATACGGGGTATGCCTACCAGCAATTAACTATTTATCCGCAGGTCGGTTTTGAAATCGAAGAGTCGCTGGTGGCAGAAGGCGCCTCCGCCGCAGTGAAGGTCATTCTCAGTGGGCCTTCTCCTGCGTACCCAATACAGATCCCAGTATTTGTGGACCCGGCCGGTTCGGCCACCTTTGGTGGGGATCATAATGCAACAAATGTCATTCTGACCGTCGAGCAGGGTGACGATCCGGAGAATGAGGCAATGTTTGCCTTTGATGCTCTGGATGATGGGCTAACTGGTGAAACCGACGAAAGCGTGTTGCTAACCCTGGACGGTGTGGTTGACAAGCCATATGTCGGTGCCTCAGGGGCCCCTGTTTACTACTTGCCGTTGGCTGATACCGCGACAACTCGTGTTGTAATTACAGAGTTGAACCTGCCGCCAGAAGCATCTTTGAAGATTACCGAGAATGGAGAGGTGGTCAGCTCGGTTTTTGAAGGCGCCAGCGCAGTAAATGTGGAAGTGGTGATCAGTGATCCTAACCCAAACGATACTCATACCCTGGATTGGTATATAGACGACGTCCTGTTGCCTGAATATCTCAATCTCAGCAAGGGGACAATTCCTTCCGAGTTCCTGACGGTGGGCGAGCATAGACTTCGAATCGAAATCTCTGACAGTGCAGCATTACCAAAGACCGTTACCGTTGAGGGCGTCATTACCGTGAATGCAAAACCTGCTGGCCAACAGCGACAGGATCCTGGCGGTGGTGGCGGTGGTGGATCATTGTCGGTCTTTATGTGGCTGACTATCTTGCTGCTTGGAATGCGCTCTCAAGTCGTGTGA
- a CDS encoding phasin family protein — translation MSDENQNDKDGRVSPLKALTGASRDIRKYTHQIWLAGLGAFARAEEEGSGFFDALVEAGREVEKQTKDKTESRVEEIKERVRHHTGETMEKMERAFDDRLNKALSRLGLPNKREVEELEKRVQELTQALDSAEQKAPPVKKSRKKSD, via the coding sequence ATGTCCGATGAAAATCAGAACGATAAAGATGGGCGCGTTAGCCCGCTGAAAGCACTAACAGGTGCTTCCAGAGATATTCGCAAGTATACCCACCAGATCTGGCTGGCCGGTCTGGGCGCTTTCGCTCGCGCTGAAGAAGAGGGAAGCGGCTTTTTCGACGCCCTTGTAGAGGCAGGGCGTGAGGTGGAAAAGCAGACCAAGGACAAGACAGAGTCCCGGGTTGAAGAGATCAAGGAACGGGTTCGCCACCATACCGGCGAGACCATGGAGAAAATGGAGCGGGCTTTTGATGACCGTTTGAACAAGGCGTTGTCCCGTCTGGGCTTGCCGAACAAGCGTGAAGTCGAAGAGCTTGAAAAACGGGTGCAGGAGCTGACTCAGGCCCTGGATAGCGCAGAGCAGAAAGCGCCCCCGGTGAAGAAGTCGCGCAAGAAAAGCGACTGA
- a CDS encoding SCP2 sterol-binding domain-containing protein, producing the protein MPQTGSFPQLIVLGGLESALNQALTATPSGRQHLADLHGTVVRIRAERPLWVLYVLIYEDGIELLPEYEGNVDVRIRGPLGGMLHWLFSSSALEDQEELRVTGHEEQIRQLTALIEQFSLWPLIRNWLDDHVRLKELLTILRREDPVWLEKLATLPEQMGQLAEQVAHQQLLQEDILDELKQLRSELRRNRKLDLFFSLTGTLLVLLSVLKAANLWNVTWHALQQDILSLAMLSLGIACLVARLLPARN; encoded by the coding sequence ATGCCTCAAACCGGTAGCTTTCCACAATTGATTGTGCTTGGTGGACTTGAAAGTGCACTCAATCAGGCGCTCACTGCCACGCCCTCAGGACGGCAGCATCTTGCGGATTTGCACGGTACCGTTGTGCGGATTCGCGCGGAGCGCCCCTTGTGGGTGCTGTATGTGCTGATCTACGAAGATGGCATCGAGCTACTGCCGGAATATGAAGGCAACGTGGATGTCCGTATCCGCGGTCCGCTTGGTGGCATGCTGCATTGGCTGTTTTCCAGCAGCGCGCTGGAAGATCAGGAAGAGCTTCGCGTTACCGGCCACGAAGAACAGATTCGTCAGCTTACCGCCCTGATCGAACAATTCAGTCTTTGGCCCCTGATCCGTAACTGGCTGGACGACCATGTTCGACTCAAGGAGTTGCTGACGATCCTGCGTCGCGAAGACCCTGTCTGGCTGGAAAAACTGGCCACCCTGCCGGAACAGATGGGTCAGCTGGCGGAACAGGTAGCCCACCAGCAACTGCTGCAGGAAGACATTCTCGACGAGTTGAAACAGCTTCGAAGTGAGCTGCGCCGCAACCGCAAACTGGATCTCTTCTTCTCGCTCACAGGCACCCTTCTGGTGCTGCTATCCGTACTCAAGGCTGCCAATCTCTGGAATGTGACCTGGCACGCCCTGCAACAGGATATCCTGTCACTGGCCATGCTCAGCCTCGGCATTGCCTGCCTGGTCGCCAGGCTGCTTCCGGCAAGAAACTAG